Proteins co-encoded in one Sulfurimonas sp. HSL1-2 genomic window:
- a CDS encoding heavy-metal-associated domain-containing protein has product MKESVAVANVRCSGCAATITKALEAEGFTSVEVDLTCEPRIVTADVGDEARSALFKSILRGLGYPLAEEQVSGLDAAGLKAKSFVSCAVGKFSTKSDE; this is encoded by the coding sequence ATGAAAGAGAGTGTCGCCGTCGCTAACGTCCGCTGCAGCGGTTGTGCGGCGACGATTACAAAGGCACTCGAAGCCGAAGGGTTTACATCCGTTGAAGTCGATTTGACGTGTGAGCCTCGTATCGTAACAGCAGATGTTGGCGACGAGGCGCGATCAGCACTATTCAAATCGATTTTACGTGGCCTGGGTTATCCTCTTGCAGAAGAGCAGGTCAGCGGATTGGACGCAGCGGGACTGAAAGCGAAAAGCTTCGTCTCCTGCGCCGTCGGAAAATTTTCAACCAAAAGCGATGAGTAG
- a CDS encoding 4Fe-4S dicluster domain-containing protein, which translates to MFQTEKPGDVPVWVNTNNCKACDICVSVCPSGVLGMRYEPTSTLGAMISIDHPEACIGCNECELTCPDFAIYVADKKEYKFAKLTDEAKARQAAIVANNYMSLEQ; encoded by the coding sequence ATGTTTCAGACTGAAAAACCGGGTGACGTCCCTGTCTGGGTCAACACCAACAACTGTAAAGCATGTGATATCTGTGTTTCCGTCTGCCCTTCGGGCGTTCTGGGGATGCGTTATGAACCGACATCTACACTGGGCGCGATGATCTCCATCGACCACCCGGAAGCGTGTATCGGCTGTAACGAGTGCGAACTCACATGTCCGGACTTTGCGATTTATGTTGCAGATAAGAAAGAGTACAAATTTGCGAAGCTGACAGACGAAGCAAAGGCACGCCAGGCGGCGATCGTTGCTAACAACTATATGTCACTTGAGCAGTAA
- a CDS encoding 2-oxoglutarate synthase subunit alpha, with protein sequence MSRIVISTGNELAAKAAVDAGARFFGGYPITPSSEVMHEASDLLPAVGGVAIQMEDEIGGISAALGASMTGTKSFTATSGPGISLKAEQIGLGFIAEIPLVIVNVMRGGPSTGLPTRVSQADIGQAKYPTHGDYASITLCAGSLTECYTQTVRAFNLAEKYMTPVFMLLDETIGHMHGKAELPDLEEVEASIVNRATFDGAPADYRPYDVPMNQPAVLNPMFEGYRYHVTGLHHGPTGFPTEDAEQCEFNIERLTGKINTVAAQNDGLDDLPDYEEVLMDDAEVCIIAYGSIALGAFEAVQKLRAEGIKAGLFRPIMMWPSPEAAIRKIGERFGDKIMVTELNMGQYSTEIERIVRRNDFTRLLKANGRPIAPAEMVAKVKEMM encoded by the coding sequence ATGTCAAGAATTGTAATTTCAACAGGTAACGAACTGGCGGCGAAGGCTGCCGTTGATGCCGGCGCACGTTTCTTCGGCGGTTATCCGATTACACCGTCTTCCGAAGTTATGCACGAAGCATCCGATCTGCTGCCGGCAGTCGGCGGCGTCGCGATCCAGATGGAAGATGAGATCGGCGGTATTTCCGCAGCCCTCGGTGCTTCCATGACCGGTACGAAGTCGTTCACGGCGACATCAGGCCCGGGTATCTCCCTCAAAGCGGAGCAGATCGGTCTGGGCTTTATCGCCGAGATCCCGCTCGTTATCGTCAACGTCATGCGCGGCGGCCCGTCAACGGGTCTGCCGACACGTGTTTCCCAGGCGGATATCGGCCAGGCGAAATACCCGACACACGGTGACTACGCCTCTATTACCCTCTGTGCAGGTTCCCTGACAGAGTGTTATACGCAGACGGTCCGCGCTTTCAACCTCGCGGAAAAGTACATGACACCGGTCTTCATGCTTCTGGATGAGACGATCGGTCACATGCACGGTAAGGCGGAACTCCCGGACCTCGAAGAGGTCGAAGCGAGCATCGTGAACCGCGCGACCTTCGACGGTGCGCCGGCGGACTACCGCCCGTACGACGTTCCGATGAACCAGCCGGCGGTCCTGAACCCGATGTTCGAAGGGTACCGCTACCACGTTACGGGTCTGCACCACGGACCGACAGGCTTCCCGACGGAAGACGCGGAACAGTGCGAATTCAACATCGAACGCCTCACCGGCAAGATCAACACGGTCGCTGCACAAAACGACGGCCTTGACGATCTCCCGGATTACGAAGAGGTCCTGATGGATGACGCGGAAGTCTGTATCATCGCATACGGTTCCATCGCGCTGGGTGCCTTCGAAGCGGTTCAGAAACTGCGTGCAGAAGGGATCAAAGCCGGTCTCTTCCGCCCGATCATGATGTGGCCGAGCCCGGAAGCCGCGATCCGCAAGATCGGCGAACGCTTCGGTGACAAGATCATGGTGACCGAGCTGAACATGGGTCAGTACTCTACGGAAATCGAACGTATCGTTCGCCGTAACGATTTCACGCGCCTGCTCAAAGCAAACGGTCGCCCTATCGCGCCGGCAGAGATGGTAGCAAAAGTTAAGGAGATGATGTAA